In Aminobacterium sp. MB27-C1, a single genomic region encodes these proteins:
- the rpsO gene encoding 30S ribosomal protein S15, with protein MLEKETKHQIIEEYRTHAADTGSPEVQIAMLTVRIRELTEHMKEHTKDFHSRRGLLKMVGRRRKLLRYLREKDFNRYKNLIERLGLRH; from the coding sequence ATGCTCGAGAAAGAGACAAAACATCAGATTATTGAGGAATATCGTACCCATGCTGCAGATACAGGATCTCCCGAGGTTCAGATAGCAATGCTTACGGTGAGAATTCGAGAATTGACGGAGCATATGAAAGAGCACACAAAAGACTTCCACTCCAGAAGAGGACTTCTTAAAATGGTTGGAAGAAGACGTAAGCTTCTTCGTTACTTAAGAGAGAAAGACTTCAATAGATATAAAAACTTGATTGAACGTCTTGGACTTCGTCACTAA
- a CDS encoding response regulator transcription factor yields MSLLIVEDNKDLVQVLAEGFAENGYSVERAYTGEEGLEKAKNPECECIILDLMLPGISGLEVLEKLRASGATLPIIILTAKDSVDDKVEGLNKGADDFLVKPFDFRELLARVRTLLRRTSDQQHNLLHCGDMILDPVARECRVDNVVLPLRRREFDILELLMRHENQVFTREKIISQVWQKEYDGTSNVVDVHIKYLRDKLREHGLDTIVVTVRGVGYKVSCPDCA; encoded by the coding sequence ATGTCTTTACTTATTGTTGAAGACAACAAGGATCTTGTCCAAGTTCTCGCCGAGGGCTTTGCAGAGAATGGATATTCAGTAGAACGCGCTTATACAGGAGAAGAAGGTCTAGAAAAAGCGAAAAATCCAGAATGCGAGTGTATTATTTTAGATCTTATGCTTCCTGGAATAAGTGGACTCGAAGTTTTGGAAAAACTTCGAGCAAGTGGTGCGACTCTTCCTATTATCATTCTCACGGCGAAAGATAGCGTGGACGACAAGGTAGAAGGCCTCAATAAAGGGGCTGATGATTTTCTGGTAAAACCGTTTGACTTCAGAGAACTTCTTGCAAGGGTTCGTACGTTGTTAAGAAGAACTTCTGATCAGCAGCACAATCTTCTTCACTGCGGTGATATGATTTTAGACCCAGTTGCAAGGGAATGCCGAGTCGATAACGTAGTTCTGCCTTTACGAAGACGTGAATTTGACATTCTTGAATTGCTTATGAGACATGAAAATCAGGTTTTCACTCGGGAGAAGATTATTTCTCAAGTATGGCAAAAAGAATATGACGGTACAAGTAATGTGGTTGACGTCCATATTAAATATTTGAGAGATAAGCTGAGAGAGCACGGACTAGACACCATTGTTGTGACAGTGCGAGGAGTCGGGTACAAAGTAAGTTGCCCAGACTGTGCCTAG
- a CDS encoding HAMP domain-containing sensor histidine kinase produces MRFNKLLKSFKLRLTNVSTQQRGNLKLLRLSLFAVLLFTLLSIATLSCSFSLSSFFIYLCGIIAGCALSFFVALWFLELRMYTPLRKISQTLQKRKRKNDHIVIPYLGDHPQFIELRNSLNSLLARFEESLTQLKQLSADTSHELRTPLAVIKGKIEIMLMSPREPAYYKERLEQIMIQIDNMQQIVESILELSRFSKFSGPEWMEPVDLLMVADETCENMFALIEKTRHQHLEKKFSFAPVFGSFELLTRVASNLLDNASKYTPEGGTIGIETWSDIKKQKAFLRVWDTGQGMDEYAIQKCRDLFWRADTARSGGGYGLGLSLVQRISELHEAEMDIQSTLGKGTSFTLVFNLDANALSEYDTF; encoded by the coding sequence TTGCGATTTAACAAACTTTTAAAATCCTTCAAATTACGTTTAACAAATGTTTCGACTCAACAAAGGGGCAATCTGAAACTGCTCAGATTGTCCCTTTTTGCCGTTTTACTTTTTACCCTTCTTTCTATTGCTACACTAAGTTGTTCATTTTCTTTATCTTCTTTTTTTATTTACCTCTGCGGAATCATAGCGGGTTGCGCTCTCTCATTTTTTGTGGCTTTATGGTTTCTTGAACTTCGCATGTACACCCCTTTACGAAAAATCAGTCAGACTTTGCAAAAAAGGAAAAGAAAAAATGATCATATAGTGATCCCCTATCTTGGAGATCACCCTCAATTTATAGAACTTAGAAACTCTTTAAATAGTCTTTTAGCTCGTTTCGAAGAATCCCTTACGCAGCTCAAGCAACTTTCAGCAGATACAAGTCACGAGTTGCGTACACCTCTTGCGGTAATTAAGGGGAAAATCGAAATCATGCTTATGTCACCTCGCGAACCCGCATATTATAAAGAGAGACTTGAACAAATTATGATTCAGATAGATAACATGCAACAAATAGTGGAATCTATTCTCGAACTCTCTCGTTTTTCTAAGTTTTCGGGGCCCGAATGGATGGAACCGGTTGATTTACTCATGGTAGCAGATGAAACGTGTGAAAATATGTTTGCGTTAATAGAAAAGACACGACATCAGCATCTCGAAAAAAAATTTTCTTTTGCTCCTGTCTTCGGCAGCTTTGAATTACTGACTCGAGTTGCATCTAATTTACTGGATAACGCGAGTAAATATACGCCAGAAGGCGGAACAATAGGTATAGAAACATGGAGTGACATAAAAAAGCAAAAGGCCTTTTTAAGAGTATGGGATACTGGGCAGGGAATGGACGAATATGCCATACAAAAATGCCGCGATCTTTTCTGGCGAGCAGATACTGCGCGTAGTGGAGGCGGTTATGGGTTGGGGCTCTCTCTCGTTCAACGTATATCCGAACTTCATGAAGCTGAAATGGATATTCAATCGACATTGGGAAAAGGAACTTCTTTTACTTTAGTTTTTAATCTTGATGCGAATGCACTTTCTGAATACGATACCTTTTAA
- the dut gene encoding dUTP diphosphatase yields MKSVPVKVVRKNSNVTLPEYATPASSGVDLRAAESLILEPGERGSVGTGLSIELPEGFEAQIRPRSGLALRSGITLLNTPGTIDSDYRGEIRIIVINLGQEPFEIKPGDRIAQMVIAPVVQLKWEESSSLSDSQRGEGGFGSTGVN; encoded by the coding sequence ATGAAATCTGTTCCCGTTAAGGTAGTACGTAAGAATAGTAATGTTACATTGCCTGAATACGCTACTCCCGCTTCATCAGGAGTAGATCTTCGTGCTGCGGAATCCCTTATTCTGGAGCCTGGAGAGAGAGGAAGTGTGGGCACAGGCTTATCTATAGAACTGCCTGAAGGTTTTGAGGCCCAGATACGGCCTCGTAGCGGCCTTGCTCTCCGTTCGGGTATAACGTTACTGAACACGCCGGGTACCATAGATTCTGACTATCGCGGAGAAATACGAATCATTGTTATAAATTTGGGACAAGAACCTTTTGAAATAAAGCCAGGAGATCGAATTGCACAAATGGTCATAGCGCCTGTTGTTCAGCTTAAATGGGAAGAAAGCTCTTCTCTTTCTGATTCACAGCGTGGTGAAGGTGGTTTCGGTAGTACTGGTGTGAACTAG
- the thrS gene encoding threonine--tRNA ligase yields MFELKSTSGSVVEVEDGKVLDILKRWDMNKGAVAAKINGRLVDLSADIAESGLLESVDGASEEGLEIIRHSTAHLMAQAFQSIFPETHFGIGPAIKNGFYYDMELPEPISEDVLPKIEKEMKRLTKRAFPIEREVLSKEDAIRFFEERGEKYKVELIKEIEDSTVSLYKQGDYVDLCRGPHVPNTSWIKYFKLLSVAGAYWRGSEKNIMLTRVYGTAFADEESLKQYITMLEEAKNRDHRKIGKELDLFSLQPEGPGFPFFHPKGMVILNKLTEFWRQVHEKNGYCEIRTPLILDRSLWIRSGHWDHYRDNMYFTEIDEMPFAIKPMNCPGGILVYKSQIRSYRDLPLRMAELGTVHRHERSGVLHGLMRVRCFTQDDAHLYCTPEQVKDEIKGIMRLCQYIYRDVFGFKYTMELSTRPEDSMGSEEQWNIAERALKEALEETNMEYRVNPGDGAFYGPKIDFHLEDCIGRTWQCGTIQLDFQMPEKFDLSYVGADGKEHRPVMLHRTILGSLERFFGILIEQFAGAFPYWLAPIQVRLLPISEDFFEYANEVKTELATHGVRVEIDCRDEKLGKKIRDAQIQKIPYMVVLGEKEASSKQVAPRDRSKGDLGAMSINDFVKVLEEEFNPLICK; encoded by the coding sequence ATGTTCGAACTCAAAAGTACCAGTGGAAGTGTAGTAGAAGTTGAAGACGGTAAAGTGCTGGACATCTTAAAACGCTGGGACATGAACAAAGGCGCGGTTGCTGCGAAGATCAATGGACGTCTTGTAGACCTTTCAGCTGATATTGCCGAAAGTGGACTCTTGGAATCAGTGGATGGAGCGAGTGAGGAAGGTTTGGAGATCATACGCCATTCAACAGCTCATTTAATGGCTCAAGCTTTCCAGTCTATTTTTCCTGAGACGCATTTTGGCATAGGCCCGGCAATCAAGAATGGTTTCTATTACGATATGGAACTTCCTGAACCCATATCTGAAGATGTATTGCCCAAAATAGAGAAAGAAATGAAACGGTTAACTAAACGAGCTTTCCCTATAGAACGTGAAGTTTTAAGTAAAGAAGATGCAATACGTTTTTTCGAGGAACGAGGAGAAAAGTATAAAGTTGAGCTTATCAAAGAAATTGAAGACTCTACTGTAAGCTTATATAAACAGGGAGATTATGTAGATCTTTGCCGAGGGCCCCATGTCCCTAATACATCATGGATAAAATACTTCAAACTTCTTTCCGTAGCGGGAGCCTATTGGAGAGGCAGCGAGAAAAATATTATGTTAACCCGTGTCTACGGAACAGCCTTTGCAGATGAAGAATCGCTCAAGCAATATATAACGATGCTTGAAGAGGCTAAGAATAGAGATCACCGTAAAATAGGAAAAGAACTTGATCTTTTTAGTCTACAGCCGGAAGGCCCTGGCTTCCCATTTTTCCATCCTAAAGGGATGGTCATATTGAACAAACTGACCGAATTCTGGCGACAAGTGCACGAGAAAAATGGCTATTGTGAAATACGTACGCCTCTTATTCTTGACCGTAGTTTGTGGATTCGTTCCGGACATTGGGATCACTATCGCGATAATATGTACTTTACAGAGATAGATGAAATGCCTTTTGCCATTAAACCCATGAATTGTCCTGGCGGTATACTTGTGTATAAGAGTCAGATTCGAAGCTATAGAGATTTACCTCTTCGTATGGCTGAGTTGGGAACTGTTCATAGACATGAACGTTCTGGAGTACTTCATGGCTTAATGAGAGTCCGGTGCTTTACCCAGGACGATGCCCATCTTTATTGCACTCCTGAACAGGTGAAAGATGAAATCAAGGGGATTATGCGTCTTTGCCAGTATATTTATAGAGATGTTTTTGGTTTTAAATATACAATGGAACTTTCAACACGTCCTGAAGATTCTATGGGCTCGGAAGAGCAATGGAATATAGCTGAAAGGGCGTTGAAAGAAGCCTTGGAAGAAACCAATATGGAATATCGCGTTAATCCTGGTGACGGTGCATTTTACGGACCTAAAATTGATTTTCACCTTGAGGATTGCATAGGCCGAACATGGCAGTGTGGCACCATACAATTGGATTTCCAGATGCCTGAGAAATTTGACCTTTCATACGTAGGTGCAGATGGGAAAGAACATAGGCCGGTTATGCTTCATAGAACAATTTTAGGAAGTTTGGAGCGTTTCTTTGGCATTCTTATAGAGCAATTTGCAGGAGCATTCCCATACTGGCTAGCACCAATTCAAGTCCGTTTGCTTCCTATTTCAGAAGACTTCTTTGAGTATGCCAACGAAGTAAAAACCGAGTTGGCCACCCACGGAGTTAGAGTGGAAATTGATTGCCGAGATGAAAAACTGGGCAAGAAAATTCGGGATGCTCAGATTCAGAAGATTCCTTATATGGTTGTATTAGGAGAAAAGGAAGCTTCTAGCAAGCAGGTTGCTCCTCGAGATCGTAGCAAGGGAGACCTTGGCGCCATGTCAATAAATGATTTTGTAAAAGTTTTGGAAGAAGAGTTTAATCCGCTTATATGCAAGTAG
- a CDS encoding polyribonucleotide nucleotidyltransferase: MKKMFSIEIGGREITFETGNVAKQANGSIVARCGDTVVLTTACISDTPRTGIDFFPLLVDFEERYYSAGKIPGGFIKREGRPTENAILSARMVDRSIRSLFDDDLRYDVHVVATVLSVDQVNPPSVLAINAASAALMLSEIPWDGPIGAVRIGYINDQLVINPLEEDMVNSKLDLLVSGHKDGITMVEAGANEVSEDLLVDALDLAHSEIKKIVAMQEEMQREIGKTKIEIPAPEVFEEIDAWLQSEMQPHISEAVNIHAKKPRAEKVRFVKTTATEHFSETYPDSELYISAAVDEMVKKTMRALILNDRRRVDGRAMNEIRPITCDVDVLPRVHGSALFTRGETQALVVGTLGMMGVDDQILDGLKQDEPNKRFILHYNFPPYSVGEVRPMRGPGRREIGHGALAERALRPIIPEEVDFPYVVRLVSDILESNGSSSQASICGGSLALMSSGVPIKKHVAGIAMGLIKEDDKVEILTDIQGLEDHYGDMDFKVAGTREGVTALQMDNKAGGITRDILKKALEQAKEGRFNILDKMEAAIAAPSELSPYAPRIHVTHVDPEKIRDIIGPGGKVIRGITQETGVKINVEDSGEVYIAGTSSEGVNKALAIIKGLTKELEPGEIYLGKVTRIMNFGAFVECLPGKEGLLHVSEISPHRVGKVEDVFSVGDSVLVMVKEIDDMGRTNLTRKKIYDQEERAIEEGFASALEDEKKREILIEAKAATAPRPSAGPRRGPHERSDRGGDRDRRQGGGRR; this comes from the coding sequence ATGAAAAAAATGTTTTCAATTGAGATCGGAGGTCGAGAGATTACCTTCGAGACGGGGAATGTGGCTAAGCAAGCCAATGGCTCTATCGTAGCCAGATGTGGCGACACTGTTGTTTTGACAACAGCATGTATTTCCGACACTCCCCGTACAGGGATTGATTTTTTCCCTTTATTGGTAGATTTTGAAGAAAGATATTATTCTGCAGGAAAAATTCCTGGAGGTTTTATCAAAAGAGAAGGGCGCCCTACCGAAAATGCTATATTGAGTGCCCGTATGGTGGATCGTTCTATTCGTTCTCTTTTCGACGATGACTTACGTTATGACGTACATGTTGTTGCTACTGTCCTTTCTGTGGATCAGGTTAACCCCCCCAGTGTTCTTGCAATTAATGCAGCTTCTGCAGCCTTGATGCTCTCTGAAATTCCATGGGATGGACCTATTGGTGCTGTTCGTATCGGCTACATTAATGATCAGTTAGTTATTAATCCTCTTGAGGAGGATATGGTAAATTCCAAGCTAGATTTGCTTGTTTCTGGACATAAAGATGGAATTACTATGGTTGAGGCAGGGGCCAATGAAGTTTCAGAAGATCTGCTTGTTGATGCTCTTGATCTTGCTCATTCAGAAATAAAGAAAATTGTTGCCATGCAAGAGGAGATGCAGAGGGAGATAGGAAAGACAAAGATTGAAATCCCGGCTCCTGAAGTATTTGAAGAGATAGATGCATGGTTGCAGAGTGAGATGCAGCCTCATATTTCGGAGGCCGTTAATATTCACGCGAAGAAACCTCGGGCTGAAAAGGTCCGATTCGTTAAAACCACGGCAACAGAGCATTTTTCTGAAACATACCCTGACTCTGAATTGTATATTAGTGCTGCAGTGGATGAAATGGTCAAGAAGACAATGCGAGCTCTCATCCTGAATGATCGGCGCAGGGTCGATGGTCGTGCCATGAATGAGATTCGTCCCATTACATGCGACGTTGATGTATTGCCGCGAGTTCATGGATCTGCTCTTTTTACTCGAGGAGAAACGCAGGCTCTTGTCGTAGGAACTCTTGGTATGATGGGAGTTGACGATCAGATTCTTGATGGGTTAAAACAGGACGAGCCTAATAAACGGTTTATTCTTCACTATAACTTTCCTCCGTATTCTGTTGGAGAAGTTCGCCCCATGAGAGGACCTGGTCGTCGTGAAATTGGGCATGGAGCTTTGGCAGAAAGAGCGTTGCGTCCTATCATTCCCGAAGAAGTTGATTTTCCTTACGTTGTTCGTTTGGTTTCTGATATTTTGGAATCTAATGGTTCCAGTTCTCAGGCGTCCATTTGTGGAGGAAGCCTTGCCCTTATGAGTTCTGGCGTTCCTATAAAGAAACATGTAGCCGGAATTGCAATGGGACTTATTAAGGAAGATGACAAGGTAGAGATTCTCACAGATATTCAGGGACTTGAAGACCACTACGGAGATATGGACTTTAAAGTTGCTGGTACTAGAGAAGGTGTAACAGCTCTTCAGATGGACAATAAAGCGGGAGGAATTACGAGAGATATTTTGAAAAAAGCTCTTGAACAGGCTAAGGAAGGTCGCTTTAACATTCTCGATAAAATGGAGGCAGCAATAGCAGCTCCTTCTGAACTCTCTCCTTACGCTCCCCGCATTCATGTTACTCATGTTGATCCTGAAAAAATTCGAGATATTATCGGTCCTGGTGGCAAAGTCATACGGGGAATCACTCAGGAAACAGGCGTTAAAATTAATGTAGAAGATAGTGGCGAAGTGTACATTGCTGGAACCTCAAGCGAAGGTGTAAACAAAGCCTTGGCTATTATTAAAGGTTTAACTAAAGAGTTGGAGCCGGGCGAAATTTATCTCGGAAAGGTAACGCGGATTATGAATTTTGGTGCCTTTGTCGAGTGCTTGCCTGGAAAAGAAGGGCTATTACATGTAAGTGAAATCAGTCCTCATCGGGTAGGCAAGGTAGAGGATGTTTTCTCTGTTGGTGATTCTGTACTCGTTATGGTTAAAGAAATAGACGATATGGGGAGAACTAATTTGACTCGTAAGAAAATTTATGATCAAGAAGAACGAGCCATAGAAGAGGGGTTTGCATCTGCTCTCGAAGATGAGAAAAAAAGAGAAATTCTCATAGAAGCCAAAGCAGCAACTGCACCTCGTCCATCTGCAGGACCGCGTAGAGGTCCTCATGAAAGAAGCGATAGAGGTGGAGATAGAGATAGACGTCAGGGAGGCGGGCGCAGATGA